A single genomic interval of Cydia strobilella chromosome 3, ilCydStro3.1, whole genome shotgun sequence harbors:
- the LOC134755632 gene encoding very-long-chain (3R)-3-hydroxyacyl-CoA dehydratase hpo-8-like, with amino-acid sequence MTARTTTKPRESWQLSKAYLVAYNGTQIVGWTYMLLHTLGYFLNRGTLDNFWKEISWNLVIFQNAAALEVLHAVLGIVPSGVFLTLTQVTSRVFLVCGVLLVSDAATISPGIVLCVLAWSVTEIIRYGYYVSNAIGQPPSLLMLLRYSTFFLLYPLGVTGEILCIYDSLKDIAARQFWTVPVLSNYVTIASQYHVIFSTLYHYFLICWIMMYIPMFPMLFGHMMQQRKKVLSKYMKSY; translated from the coding sequence ATGACAGCAAGAACAACAACGAAACCTCGGGAAAGTTGGCAACTTAGCAAAGCGTACCTCGTGGCCTACAATGGTACGCAGATCGTTGGCTGGACATATATGCTTTTGCATACGTTGGGTTATTTCTTGAATCGTGGGACCCTCGATAATTTCTGGAAGGAGATCAGCTGGAATCtggtaatttttcaaaatgctGCTGCGTTAGAAGTTCTACATGCGGTATTGGGGATTGTACCTTCCGGTGTCTTCTTGACACTCACGCAAGTGACATCTAGAGTGTTCCTTGTTTGCGGCGTGCTACTTGTGTCAGATGCAGCAACAATAAGCCCTGGAATAGTGCTGTGTGTGCTTGCGTGGTCAGTCACGGAAATAATCCGATACGGTTATTATGTATCCAATGCGATCGGCCAACCGCCATCGCTGCTGATGTTACTACGATACTCAACATTTTTCCTGTTGTATCCACTTGGAGTTACTGGAGAGATACTGTGCATATATGACTCTCTGAAGGATATTGCTGCCCGTCAGTTTTGGACAGtgccagtgctgtcaaactaCGTTACTATAGCCAGCCAGTACCACGTAATCTTTAGCACGTTATACCATTACTTCCTTATTTGTTGGATAATGATGTACATACCTATGTTCCCGATGTTATTTGGACATATGATGCAACAGAGAAAGAAGGTTTTATCTAAATATATGAAATCATACTGA